One Pristiophorus japonicus isolate sPriJap1 chromosome 19, sPriJap1.hap1, whole genome shotgun sequence genomic window carries:
- the LOC139230460 gene encoding histone H2A type 2-C-like, with protein sequence MSGRGKTGGKARANAKSRSSRDGLQFPMGRIHRLLRKGSYAKRVGAGAPVYMAAVLEYLTAEILELAGNAARDNKKTRIIPRHLQLAIRNDEELNKLLGKVTIARDESKILYPARTNVIFPPSGTQGTVQAAPFHTQVSEGQDLQTGNSNQTSHQDLTESLDSSGTEYHRPLNVEGEMFVCSVCGNRFQTSV encoded by the exons atgtctggaagaggaaaaaccggcggtaaagctcgggccaatgcCAAGTCTCGTTCCTCCCGGGACGGACTGCAGTTCCCTATGGGCCGtattcacaggctcctgcggaaggggagcTACGctaagcgtgtgggtgccggagccccggtctacatggctgctgtgctcgagtatctgaccgctgaaatcctggagctggccggcaacgcggcccgcgacaacaagaagacccgtatcatccccagacacctgcagttagccatccgcaacgacgaggagctcaacaagctgctgggaaaggtgaccatcgctcgggACGAG agcaaaattctttacccagccagaacaaatgtgatctttcctccatccggaacacaaggaacagtgcaggcagctccttttcacacaca ggtttcagaagggcaggatttgcagacgggaaactcaaaccaaacatcacatcaagatctgacggaatcactcgattcatcaggaactgaatatcatcggcctttgaatgttgaaggagaaatgtttgtctgttctgtctgtgggaacagatttcaaacatcagtgtga